The Drosophila bipectinata strain 14024-0381.07 chromosome 3L, DbipHiC1v2, whole genome shotgun sequence region GGTCAAGGACTTCTTGAGGCTTTCCAGTTCCACAATGGGCTGCTCCAGTTGAGTCTGACCGATCTCCTCGTAGACATGTTCCTTACGAACTCGTGGAGTTTTCTTTGGTGGATCAGCCGAATCCTCGACCTCTTCTTCTGGCTGCTCAACCTTCACTGGTTCTTCAGTTTTTTCCTCAGCGGGTTCAGTGATTTCCAGGGTGGGCGCCTCTAGTTCAGTCTTGACCACCGGGAGCTCAATGATTTCCTCGGGCTGCGGTACACTGCCACTCGGCTGATCCTCCAGCAGCTCCTCTTTGGTGCGCTTACGGCAGGGGGACTCATCGTACTCCACTAGCTCCAGGATCTCGTCCGAGTCCTGCTTCTCGATAAAGTGGGGGATCTCACCGCGATCGGACTTGGGAGAAGCCTTCAAACGCATGATCTTCTGCTGCTCTCCCAGAACAATCTTCTCGTCCTTCTTCAGGGTGATCCTCTTGATGTTCAGACGCTTCTTCTGGCGCTCGGCCAAGCTCTTTAGCTTCTTCATGATGTCGAAGCCCTGCTTGGGCTTGCTGCTCTTCGGAGGCTTGTCTGTGTTGGGGATCAGAGATCCCGGCGGTGGAGCTAGCTCGTGCAGGCTACTCTGCCGGCTGGGATTCGCCGAGTTGCCGGGCAGCGATTGGGCGTCCTCGTGGGTGCGACCACTGCGTCGGCGTCGGATAAGATCACGGATGTGTGCCAAGCGATTGGTCTTGCGTGGCCTGGCGTGACCTCCGACAGCTAGGACAGAGTCCGACACGCAGGAAATGCACTCACTGAGAGCGTCCTCGTTGTTGCGATCGCGTTCGGATTCGGTCTCCGAATCGGAGGATTCACTGCTGCTGTCGTCGTCGGTGGTGGTGGCTACGGCCTCGTCCTCGGACAAGTCCTGGATGTAGCGTTCGGTCTCTTTAACCAGCACCTGTTCGTCGTAGCGAACTTTCTTCAGGGACTTGGGGGACTCGGATCTGAAACGCAGTTCCTGGGACTTGCGCAGGAGCAGCACTATTTCCGGCTGCTCGTCGGGTCCCAAAGGGCGTTTATACAGATGTGTCCAGGGATAGCCGCCCTAGAAGAATAATTCACAACGAAAAACCATTAATGTTTTGCTTAAAATAATAAGATctttttaataacaaaacagccacattttttagaaaatttctgaaattattccatatgttttactttaaaactatttttagaaactttattaacaatacggattcccaaaaaaatatttaccgGAAACAATGCCAAAACTATGACGTTGGTAGatctttaatataaaatatttcagatcgatgccaaaaaaataaaaacaatttggttttcagaaaagttttaaagtgattttgaaaataaaaaacctgaGAAACTTACCCGTTCTTTGGCTCGTCGCAGATCCTCCCAGCGATATGTCTGGAGTGGCACTGGTGGCCTGTCCTGGCTGCTCTGGAGCAGGTATTTCTTCAGCGACTGGTAATACTCCCGCTTGCAGTCCGCCGAGAGTCGCTGGGCATCCGTCTCTGCTTCCGATCCGTCTTGGAGACGATTCTGCTCGATCTGGGGCAGTGAGTCGATGAACTCCCTACGCTGTTGCTCCTCGGCCTCGGTTTTTGGAGTGGGAACCTCAACCAGCTTGAGTTCCTGGGAAGCGGCTACCAGGGGCTTCTTGGTCTGCTGATCCTGCTTGGGGTCTTCTTTGGGCAGCTCCAAAACTATCTCCGCCTGGGGTTTGTTCTTGAGGATACTGGTCAGCTCGTTCAGCTGCACCTCCACCTGTTGGGAGAGGGAGCCAAGCTCCTGGCGATCGCGCTGGATCTGGTCCTGGTGCTCCTTCTGGGCCTGGTCTACATCCCGGCTAAGGGCCTGGATCAGCTCGCGTTCGATCTCATCCACCAACTGCTCGGCGGTGCGACGGACTTCCTGTTCGTCGGGTTGCTCGGAAGGGTTAGCCGTTTCGTCAACCTCGGCGATCTGATGGCTCGGCGGGATGACTTCAATGGGCTGTAGGGTTTTCGAGCCAGCCGGTTCTACCTCGATCACGGGCTCCGCATCGTCGGTGCCGAGCTTGGAGGTCCCCTGTTGCAGTTCCTGTTCGATGGGCGGGAGTTCCTTGATGCCGACGCCGCCGGCTGTGGCTTCGTGGGCGTCGATGCTCTCGATAAGATGCGATTCAAAGTCGAGCAGGTGAGAGCCACCCGGGGTAGTGGGCACTGTGGCTATCGGAGCTTCGATATTGTTATTGTCGAGGGCTAGCTTCAAGGCGGCGGCCTTCTCCTGCCTGTCCTCGATCTGGGAGTCGCTGGCTATGCCGTTGATCAGGAGTATGGTCGGCTGTTCAGTGGGGCCAGTTCCAGCACCAGGTAGCGACACTACGGGGGATTAGAGAGGGTGGAAAATATGGTTTTTAGTACCAGACATGAAAACTCAGGTGTTTAAACGGTGCCAGCAACAGGTGCTAAAAATAAGCACAAACGTATTTCAGACGACACTCGACACATAATTACATAAGTCACACATCTGAGACAAGATACATTGaacgaaaaaaatatagatagaATATAGTAAACACTCTCTTGAAAGTTTTCTAGTTTCGATATCGAAAGCACTGCAATTACGAAATGtgtgaaaaatataatacatttACCACAATGATACGattatttagaaaataaagCAATCGACTCAATCCTGTTTTTCGTTTGTtcgttttttgtttcgtttgtcgttttttttttgtttctgttggGTTTTCCGTTTAAAAATCCATAGAATATGATATTTAGTTTATACAGTTTTGTTATGGaggatttttaaaagtttttttagcCCCACTAGTGGATTTCTTGGCGAAATTCGCGGATAGACGAGCCGTGCATTGAAATTGTCCGGGGCCAACTGGCGGATTTTTTCGCAAAACGGCAGACCCCGAGAAAAGTTGAGAGACTAATTTTCTGGCCTTTGTGCCTCTGGTTTTAAAATACTTGGTACTTATGCTTAGCAATTCTTTGGTTCTCTCGTTTGgttcggtttttgttttggccactCTATGTATAACTGCCCGCCTTTGTGAAATAGTTGCTCGGCTAGTCGTAAACAATTTTGCAGTTTTGGTTTTTACACACATATTACCGTTAATTTAGGACACCTCGTCTATAAACAAGACCAACAAAGCAAAtaccaacaaaaaatcaacaaaaacaaaaggccaattttcattttaCATTTTCAGCCCCATTCTCGAAAGGGGTGTTTATAACCGAATGTttttctgtgtgtgttttaCATTCAACAATtattgtttgcctttttttgcttttgtggTCTAAGCACACAAAATATTCTACCATATCCATATGTAGTACTATATCTATATGTACTGTAGCTTCCAATGTAATCATAGCCAAAAATTACAAGCCAACGAAACTCAATTGTTTGTACGAAAATAAATTTGGTTTTCCGTTACGCCTTTCCGATTACGTCTgcattttgaatgaggaatcAGAAAAATACATGATCATTTCATTCATTATAGCGTAAAGGCTCATATAGAAAGAAATTAATGAAATCACTGCCCATAATTGAATCACTGCCCATATTGGGATTAAATGATCTAAGAAGTGATCTAACTTGACTGAACTTTAAGGTTGTTATATTGACTTTTACATCATAGAACATGGAATTTTAAAGGTTTGGATTGGTTTGGTTAGCTTTGacatttttcttataaaatctCTGATATATTTTCCTTTCATTCCCCTTTCATTGGATTATTTCCACGGTATCacctttcatattttttcaaagcCATCAAATAAAACATGTGTAGCTGGATTTACCAAAGCAATTCGAGCGTAACTGCCTTGGCTTGACTTGCTCAACATGGATATGTGCAGCTCTTGTTCGCAGTTGACTGAGTTTGGTTGGCGGAGCTTTTTCTCGAAGTcgacttttcaaaaaaatattgacaACTGCCACTGGGAACATGGTTCTCCTCCTTCTATGCCTCCATAGAAGGCACCTCCGACCGATTCACGGACAAGTTCATGAACACTTTGTGTTCACAGCTGAactttacacaaaaaaaattggtgaACACACGATACAGAGCCAGGAAACTGGGACGACATAGAGTCGACATGGCCcaacgtggcgtatacgtaatgcgCGTGTGGatacaccaaaaaaaaaaaactataaatagtCGGTTAGAG contains the following coding sequences:
- the LOC108124718 gene encoding neurofilament heavy polypeptide isoform X8, translating into MESNKRSKKGRKSRTGPADNTQNEQHHPWDEGQAQRAIPSTGTALTRFLTCMAPVIVSLPGAGTGPTEQPTILLINGIASDSQIEDRQEKAAALKLALDNNNIEAPIATVPTTPGGSHLLDFESHLIESIDAHEATAGGVGIKELPPIEQELQQGTSKLGTDDAEPVIEVEPAGSKTLQPIEVIPPSHQIAEVDETANPSEQPDEQEVRRTAEQLVDEIERELIQALSRDVDQAQKEHQDQIQRDRQELGSLSQQVEVQLNELTSILKNKPQAEIVLELPKEDPKQDQQTKKPLVAASQELKLVEVPTPKTEAEEQQRREFIDSLPQIEQNRLQDGSEAETDAQRLSADCKREYYQSLKKYLLQSSQDRPPVPLQTYRWEDLRRAKERGGYPWTHLYKRPLGPDEQPEIVLLLRKSQELRFRSESPKSLKKVRYDEQVLVKETERYIQDLSEDEAVATTTDDDSSSESSDSETESERDRNNEDALSECISCVSDSVLAVGGHARPRKTNRLAHIRDLIRRRRSGRTHEDAQSLPGNSANPSRQSSLHELAPPPGSLIPNTDKPPKSSKPKQGFDIMKKLKSLAERQKKRLNIKRITLKKDEKIVLGEQQKIMRLKASPKSDRGEIPHFIEKQDSDEILELVEYDESPCRKRTKEELLEDQPSGSVPQPEEIIELPVVKTELEAPTLEITEPAEEKTEEPVKVEQPEEEVEDSADPPKKTPRVRKEHVYEEIGQTQLEQPIVELESLKKSLTRQDNLAIDDIESAKAVPLDRMGSSEEEQVTAGKPSALLAPISSIDSTSSDEERARLAQLSPVTEEETEEPAAEEEPPRPSLKKEASPAPSDKKVTFSHVEDEAEPHREDVELPEDVLEAAANAAKFKNERGSNLFDFLMKLLLTLVPGSGTKSGSGRSRRRLTKHHRAPQYRDYHYTHTDSTTKTVTPHNNNNTWRIRVKRSSSWTLCCCCSASNGGTQKYW